From Falco naumanni isolate bFalNau1 chromosome 4, bFalNau1.pat, whole genome shotgun sequence:
GCACCGggcatccctgcagccctgggcatccctgcatccccctgggCATTCCTGCATCCTCCTGGGCATCACTGCAGCCCTGGGCATCCCTGATTCCCGCTGGGCATCTCTGTGGCCCTGggcatccctgcatccccctgggcatccctgcatccctcccgGGCATTCCTATGGCATCGGGCATCCCTGAatccctgagcatccctgcatccccccgGGTACCCTTGCACCCCCCGGGCATCCCGGCCGCCCCTGCACCACCGACGCCCCGACGGCCCCGAGCATCCCTGGCCCTTACCGGCAGGtgcggggccgccgcgggcACCGCCGGCAGCGGGCACGAGCGCAGACacgggccgccgccgccgcccgccgccgctctTAAAGGGCCCGAGCGGTGGCCGGTgcggcgggcgctgcggggccggggccgggcggagCAGGGAGCGGCCCCACGGCCCGCTGCGGCACCTGCACGGCGGGACACCCGCACAGCCGCAGCCTCCGGCCGTCCTGCCTCGGGCAGCACCGGCctgcggggcggccccggcagAGCTCCCGCTGTCCCGGTGGGCCTGGCCGTGCCCAAGCTGTGCGGGGCGGCTCTGGCCGTGGCCGGTGCCCCGTGTATGCCCGGTGTCCGGTGTGTACCTGGTGCCCGATGTGTGCCCGGTGCCCGGTGTGTACACGGTGTGTGCCAGGTGCCCAGTGTGTGCCTGGAGCCCGGGGCCCGGCACGTTGTCAGTGCCTGGTGCCTGCTGTGTGCCCGGTGCCCCGTGTGTGCCCGGTGCCAGCCCGGTACCCGCCCCGCGGCGCTCGGCGCTGCACAGCCCCCTCTGCGCTGCGCCCCCTAGCGGCGGCGCTGGAAGCGTGCTCCACCTCTCACCGCCACCCCTCCCCGTGCCCAGTGGTCTCTCCTACCCACCCCGCCCCCTGAGCATAGTctctcccgccgccccgccctTGCGCATGCGCTCTCCGCAGGCCCCGCCCCGGGCGCATGCGCGCTGAGGCGGGGCGCACGGCGCGTGCGCGGGGCGTGCCGGGCTCCGCGcgtgccggtgccggtgccgggggagcgggggggggggtgccgGGCCCTGCGGCGGGCGGGCTCTGGGCTGCCGGTACCGGGGGGGGGGCCTGGCCCGGGCCCCGGGCTCCCCCGcgctgcggggcgggcggggggcgcaggggTGAGTGCCCGCCTGGGGGGGCCTGAgcgggccccggcggcgggaCCATGAACGCGGCGCAGGGCACGGTGGGCAGCGACCCCGTCATCCTGGCCACGGCCGGCTACGACCACACGGTGCGGTTCTGGCAGGCGCACAGCGGCATCTGCACCCGCACCGTGCAGCACCAGGACTCGGTATCCTTCCccgccccgggctgggggcggcggggagcgctCGGTGCCACGGGGCGGGCCCCGGGGGGTTCCTCTTACCGACCTTAACGGGCGGCTGCAGCAGGTGAACGCGCTGGAGATCACCCCGGACCGCAGCATGATCGCCGCCGCAGGTGAGCCCCGGCCCCCCGACCCCCGgcccccgggcagggcagggcagggtgcccGGTCAGCCGCTGCCCGCTCCCGCCGCAGGCTACCAGCACATCCGCATGTACGACCTCAACTCCAACAACCCCAACCCCGTCATCAACTACGACGGCGTCAGCAAGAACATCACCTCGGTGGGCTTCCACGAGGACGGGCGGTGGATGTACACGGGTGGGGAGGACTGCATGGCCCGCATCTGGGACCTGAGGTGGGCAGAGGCGGCACCGGGGGTGGCAGCGCTGATGTGCGCACCCGAACGCGCTCCCGAACAAACACGCTCTTCTCTTGCAGGTCTCGTAACCTCCAGTGCCAGCGGATTTTCCAGGTGAACGCTCCCATTAACTGCGTCTGCCTGCACCCCAACCAGGTGAGCGCTGCCTTCTCCACCATACCCCCCCGGGTAAACCAGAGGGGCTGCGGAGTTCTGTATTGGCAGCCCTGGCAAAagccctgggggctggctggggagggtggCCTCCCTGGTGGCACGGACCCGCAGGCTGCTGGTGCCGTTGTTGgacaagcagcagctggcttCCCACACCCAGGCCACCCGTCTGGCTGCTCCCTCAGCGAGCCACCGGAGCTTTGGGTCGCGATGGGAACGGAGCCCACGCCACACCGGAGCCGGCACAATCGATGCGTTGTCCCTCTGTCTGCCCCGGGAAAGCCAACGCTGCTTTGTGCGGTggagcagagccccccaggCAGCGGCGCTGGGAGCGAGCGGGTACCGCGGGCtcaggctgtgcctgcagcaggtgTCTGTGCCACAGTCCCCGGCCTTTGTCTGCTGAGCTCCTTTGCCAGCTGGTGCACTTGCGCTAATTACCTGGTGGCTGTTGCAAAGAGGCAGCCtaatggctgtgctgggcctCTTGTCCCGTGGGAGGGAGCGCTCCTTGGGGGCCATCCCTGCCCCAGGAACATAACCGAGGGGATGTGGTGGGAGTGGAACTGGCGGCATGGGGTGGGCTGGGAAGCTTGAGGGTGGCACCGCTGCCAAGAAAAAGCATCTTGGGACCCGTGGCCGCAGTTACCTTCAGGACCTTGGTCAGATTCGCTTCGAGATTCACTGTTCAGGTCAGAAGCTGTTGATAAACAGGGATGGCCGAGGCTCAGGAAACGAGGCTAAAAGGGAGTGTGGTGCATTAGAGGGGGTGGCGGTGAAAATCAATACGTATCATTGCAGTGCTAATAACCCGTCTGGTCCATTTTGTATTCACAGTGCTGCAGGGTTTGTTGGCATGGTAGTGCAGactcttttaaaaagctgaataatagaaatatttctttgcatttgattttgcaAAGGTTTAATTTTGCAAGTCTAGAATTTCAGACCAGATTTGAGATCAGTTATTTGGCCTAGACTTTACCCAAATGCTTCTGATgctcctgcagtgctgatgCTGTGAGAATGTATTATCATAAAACAAATATTGTTGTTGTACATAGATCTTACATGTGAAATAATCACTAACCAAGATGCTGCTGAGGTGCAGGAGTGTGGTCCGTGAGCTGAACGCAGTTAATTAGTCCAGAGGTGACAGTATTTATTCAGATAGCTTCATCGCTCTGCAATTCCctgctgcagtgatgctgaTCCAGTTATCCAAGTGAAATTTCTCGTGGCTTGGGTTTAGCAATTGCTAATTTCCGTGACAGCTTTAGAAATTGCACTTGCACCTGCTAAGAGTGGGCTAAGGACTGTGGCTGTGCAGTCAGCTAAATATATCGAGTGATGACTGCCTTCCTCAGAAATAAGCCTTTGCTCACAGGTACAGGATTAGCTGCGCCCGATGACCTGATCTCCTCTAGGGATTCTGCTAAAATTATGGACGGTGCAAGACTATCGATAAAAGCCCTGGTTTTAGTGGAGAGCTGCCAGCATTGTCTTCTGGTCTGAGTTTGGGATTGGAGCCAGAACTCCTGCCCTTCAGCTGGCTCTTGTCCTTCCCctgagaaggagagagagagagaaaaatctatttaGGCTCGTGTTTTTCAGGTATCTGTACACTCTTGAGTGCTTCAGTTGTTCACTGGCCAACTTGCATCTTAATGCCTGCTTCTCAGACGTGCTGAAAGTCATTTGGCTTCTGTGGATGTTGTTTGGAGCTGTAGCTGTGCAATGGTTCTGGAAATCGGGCAGCTCCTGTCTGCTCTGGGGTTTATAAAATTAGGAAACACTTCTGTAAAAGTAAACACTTCTTGCAGAGTGTAATGTGAGATCAGTACTCTTGCTTTCGGTGCACGGGGCAGtcagcaggctgctggagctctgAAACAGCCCTGAGCTGTGGAATAATGAGGCAGAACAGGACCCCGATGTTTAAAACCAGAGCAAGGCTCCACGTGGTGCCACACAGGCACGGCCTGAGCATCAGCTTGAGGCTGCTGCTTGCGGGGTTCTCCACAGAGAGACGAggctgctgttttcttgcagGCAGAGCTAATTGTAGGTGATCAGAGCGGTGCCATTCACATCTGGGACCTAAAGACGGACCACAACGAGCAGCTGATTCCAGAGCCCGAAGTTTCTGTGAATTCGGTTCACATTGACCCCGATGCCAGCTACATGGCGGCCGTTAACAGCTCGGTGAGCTCCGACAGCCTTGGACGTGGGACAGGATTAATTGCGCTGCGGccgctgctgggctgtgcctccTGTGGGCAGAGGCAGCCGGTCTGCACGTGCCGGCTTCacctgcagctttgctgtgctgtgggcaGATGTGGGAAGTCCTGGCTGCTTCGGGTGGGTGGCTACCAGCCTGGCCACAGATCCCTCTGTCTCGCTGCAGGGAAATTGCTATGTGTGGAACCTGACGGGTGGCATCGGAGAGGAGGTGACGCAGCTGATCCCCAAGACCAAGATCCCAGCACACAACCGCTACGCCCTGCAGTGCAAGTTCAGCCCTGACTCCACGTGAGTGCATGCCAGCCCCTTGCCTACCTGTGATGGGAAACAGACGGTCCTttccaggcaggcagaggccagctgtgcctccagctgttggctggtgctggctccatactgccctgcagagccaccAGGGAGGAGCGGGACAGGCGGCATGGGATGTGTCAGCACTGGGTTGCTGTCGGTGGCATCCCAGCCTCGTGCTCTTTGGGCTCAGCAAGTTTTGCAGCCACGAACTGTTCTTACAGCTGGGGTCAAATTGCTGATCTCCAGGAATGAAGTGGTAGACTCCTTCACCAAGCCTGCTCAGCTTGCATCTCATCAAGCAGATGATTTAGGTGTAAAGAAATTTGATTACAGCGAACACAGGTCTCCAGCTCACATTACTGAGGGGCCCTTAGGCGTACAGCGTGACTAATAAGGTTGCCCTTGCATGTCTCTTCCTTGCAGGCTCTTGGCTACATGTTCTGCAGATCAGACGTGCAAGATCTGGAGGACTTCAAACTTCTCTCTGATGACAGAGCTGAGCATTAAGAGCAATAACCCGGGGGAAACGTCTCGGGGCTGGATGTGGGACTGTGCGTTCTCCGGGGACTCCCAGTACATTGTCACAGGTGACGcgctgctgtgctcctgccctTGCCCCCCCACTTGATTTGCACTATGCCaggcccccagcagcagggcccTGCGCTAGCCCAGGGCTTACCAGGGGCTCTAGCTGGGACGTTGCCAAACCCTCGTGCACCAGTGTGTGCGAGGAGAGAGCACCCAGCCTCGCACCCACCACTCAGTCCGCTAACGCCCTTAAGCGTTTTGCCTGTGCTGCAATAGGGTGCCTGTTTAAACTGGAGAGCTGGTCTTCGTGTGTGCAGTTTATTTCACCTGGTAGCAATGCTGCTTGTAGTACGCAGCATGATAGTACCTTCAGAGCACGTGTTGTAACTTCACAGTAGCTTCTCTCCGAAATAATTAAAACCCCATGTAATACAGAAATGCACTAAGCTGTTTGCTCTGCACAGCTCCCTTAGTGGTCATCAACATAATAATGGTCTTGAATGAAGCAAGAGGGAAGTCTTGCttacaataatttaaaagtttaaaggGTATTGCAATATATCCCACTCCTCTTTCATGTTCTGTTCCAGCCTCCTCTGATAACCTGGCCAGACTTTGGTGTGTGGAGACAGGAGAGATCAAGAGGGAATACAGCGGCCACCAGAAAGCAGTCGTCTGCCTTGCTTTCAACGACAGCGTGTTGGGATAATGGTCATGTGTGGGAAGGAGAGGACCTCTGCTTGTTTTCCCTTGTCTTACACCCTCTCCAGAGCCCGAGGCATGCACTTGTAACCATCCTCCCCTCTGAGGGAGAGGGCTCAGtctctggcagaagcagctgcgTCTGCCTGGAGTGAGACCAGGCTTCAGCTCTGAGCAGATCATTACCAAAACGTGTGTGGCCTCTAAGGGAGGCTGCTGGGACAAAAGGGAATGGGAGAGGGATCCCACTGAGGGGAGCTGGATACTGTCCAGCTGCAGGAATCCCTGTGGCATCAGCTGCTGACAGCTTTGTCATATTCTTGTACcccaaagtggaaaaaaataaagaaatcgGCCTTTCTACATGATGGAAGAGGCTGAGCAAAGAGGAGAGGCAGCTGTTTCTTGTTTGCAATCCCTTTATTCAAAGTGTATTTCACATACTCACTTGAAGACCTGCAGTCTTATAAAGCCAGCCACCCCCAACAAATTTAATAGCCTTGTGTTGAACGGGGCATGTAGCCATAAACCACCAGCTACTCCCTGTGACTCCTCTAGGCCTGAATCTCCTACTATCTACGTACAAGGTGCAGCCCTGGagctgcaaataaaatatctgtaCTGACAGTGCTGAGCCGAGTCCTGTTGTTTTTCTAAACTCTCCTGAAGTGCAGCGTGAAATCAGCAGGAAGCTTTTGGGGGATGCTGTGGGTGTTACCTTCCTGGTTGAAATCGGAGGCTTTTCAGGAATCCAGTTCAAGTA
This genomic window contains:
- the MLST8 gene encoding target of rapamycin complex subunit LST8 — its product is MNAAQGTVGSDPVILATAGYDHTVRFWQAHSGICTRTVQHQDSQVNALEITPDRSMIAAAGYQHIRMYDLNSNNPNPVINYDGVSKNITSVGFHEDGRWMYTGGEDCMARIWDLRSRNLQCQRIFQVNAPINCVCLHPNQAELIVGDQSGAIHIWDLKTDHNEQLIPEPEVSVNSVHIDPDASYMAAVNSSGNCYVWNLTGGIGEEVTQLIPKTKIPAHNRYALQCKFSPDSTLLATCSADQTCKIWRTSNFSLMTELSIKSNNPGETSRGWMWDCAFSGDSQYIVTASSDNLARLWCVETGEIKREYSGHQKAVVCLAFNDSVLG